The Streptomyces sp. NBC_01244 genome contains a region encoding:
- a CDS encoding zf-HC2 domain-containing protein, translating to MNGQRHEEELLGPYVLGVLDDAEVRRVEEHVDGCVQCRQEVTALREMEAALGEVPPEAFLDGPPQGGDLLLQRTLRQMRQEVDGARRRRTVFTGLAVAASLTAVFWAGTQLGGGSTGVEARPQPPVSAEPSAPPAGTKVASATDAGTGARMTVQVTPAAKWVRVRAAVTGIPAGERCRIVVVSRDGTRTTAGGWVVGTAAHGEGKGAALDGSAAVDPADVRAVLVENESGTAFVSVPVPT from the coding sequence ATGAACGGGCAGCGGCACGAGGAGGAACTGCTCGGCCCGTACGTTCTCGGCGTCCTGGACGACGCGGAGGTCCGCCGGGTCGAGGAACACGTGGACGGCTGCGTGCAGTGCCGTCAGGAGGTGACGGCTTTGCGCGAGATGGAGGCGGCGCTGGGCGAGGTGCCCCCCGAGGCGTTCCTCGACGGCCCGCCGCAGGGCGGAGACCTGCTGCTCCAGCGCACCCTGCGCCAGATGCGCCAGGAGGTCGACGGGGCGCGGCGGCGCCGCACCGTCTTCACGGGACTGGCCGTGGCGGCCTCGTTGACCGCCGTCTTCTGGGCCGGTACGCAGCTGGGCGGCGGGAGCACAGGCGTCGAGGCCCGGCCGCAGCCGCCGGTCTCGGCCGAACCGTCCGCGCCGCCGGCGGGAACCAAGGTGGCCTCCGCGACGGATGCGGGCACCGGCGCGCGGATGACCGTACAGGTGACCCCGGCGGCCAAGTGGGTACGGGTGCGCGCCGCGGTGACGGGGATCCCGGCGGGCGAGCGCTGCCGGATCGTCGTGGTCTCCCGGGACGGTACGCGCACCACGGCGGGCGGCTGGGTGGTGGGCACCGCGGCGCACGGCGAGGGCAAGGGCGCGGCGCTGGACGGCTCGGCGGCGGTGGACCCGGCGGACGTCCGGGCGGTCCTGGTGGAGAACGAGTCGGGCACGGCGTTCGTGTCCGTACCGGTGCCCACGTAG
- a CDS encoding DUF7873 family protein, translating into MPKLNQIIAVEKGVKSKALQELTQAHQDVQKPALLAGISRTYQPKDEEGEQLPPESTRVQIKAEDALRATASTLTRLFDVTATKDWANRSAVADVVVDGTVLLPQVPVPYLLFLEKQLTDLHTFVRKLPVLDASESWNLDPSTDAWKTDPVRTIRTKKVPRNHVKAEATEKHPAQVEVYYEDVAVGYWTTVKFSGALPARRVNELLDRVEKLQQSVKFAREEANNSEVTDQRIGDAVFGYLFR; encoded by the coding sequence GTGCCGAAGCTGAATCAGATCATCGCAGTCGAAAAGGGCGTCAAGTCCAAGGCCCTCCAGGAGCTCACCCAGGCTCACCAGGACGTGCAGAAGCCCGCCCTGCTGGCCGGCATCTCCCGGACCTACCAGCCCAAGGACGAGGAGGGCGAGCAGCTCCCGCCCGAGTCCACCCGGGTCCAGATCAAGGCCGAGGACGCCCTGCGGGCGACCGCCTCGACCCTCACCCGGCTCTTCGACGTGACCGCGACGAAGGACTGGGCGAACCGGTCCGCGGTCGCGGACGTGGTGGTCGACGGCACGGTCCTGCTGCCCCAGGTGCCCGTCCCGTACCTGCTGTTCCTGGAGAAGCAGCTCACCGACCTGCACACCTTCGTGCGCAAGCTGCCGGTGCTCGACGCCTCCGAGTCGTGGAACCTGGACCCCTCGACGGACGCGTGGAAGACGGACCCGGTGCGGACCATCCGTACGAAGAAGGTCCCGCGCAACCACGTGAAGGCCGAGGCCACGGAGAAGCACCCGGCGCAGGTCGAGGTGTACTACGAGGACGTGGCGGTCGGCTACTGGACCACGGTGAAGTTCTCCGGCGCGCTGCCCGCCCGGCGGGTCAACGAGCTCCTCGACCGGGTCGAGAAGCTCCAGCAGTCCGTCAAGTTCGCCCGCGAGGAGGCGAACAACAGCGAGGTCACCGACCAGCGGATCGGTGACGCGGTATTCGGCTACCTCTTCCGGTAG
- a CDS encoding cytochrome P450 family protein, translating into MTCPIDHSGPAAIVLDPFVADLDAESAALRAAGPLVQVVLPGDVAVYAVTHHAEARKLLTDPRIVKDIDVWGAWQRGEIPMDWPLIGLANPGRSMLTVDGEDHRRLRTLVAQALTVCRVEKLRAGIEALTAGMLDKLAGLPAGETVDLKAQFAYPLPMNVISDLMGVDAEEHPRLKALFEKFFSTQTLPEEVPQMMADLGALFSRIVEAKRENPGDDLTSALIEASEDGDHLSTEEITNTLQLIVAAGHETTISLIVNAVVALETHPEQRALVLKGEVSWENVIEETLRWSSPTSHVLIRFATEDVEVGDRILPKGEGLIVSFGALGRDEAQFGETAGRFDATRTPNRHISFGHGPHVCPGAALSRLEALVALPALYARFPDLTLAVPAAELRNKPILTQNDLFDLPVRLA; encoded by the coding sequence ATGACGTGCCCGATCGACCACTCCGGCCCCGCGGCCATCGTCCTGGACCCCTTCGTCGCCGACCTCGACGCCGAGAGCGCCGCGCTGCGCGCCGCAGGTCCCCTGGTCCAGGTGGTCCTTCCCGGTGACGTGGCCGTGTACGCCGTGACGCACCACGCCGAGGCCCGCAAGCTGCTCACCGATCCCCGGATCGTCAAGGACATCGACGTGTGGGGCGCCTGGCAGCGCGGCGAGATCCCGATGGACTGGCCGCTGATCGGTCTCGCCAACCCCGGCCGCTCGATGCTCACCGTGGACGGCGAGGACCACCGCCGGCTGCGCACCCTGGTCGCGCAGGCCCTGACCGTGTGCCGGGTGGAGAAGCTGCGCGCCGGCATCGAGGCCCTGACCGCCGGCATGCTGGACAAGCTGGCCGGGCTGCCGGCCGGCGAGACGGTGGACCTCAAGGCGCAGTTCGCGTACCCGCTGCCGATGAACGTCATCAGCGACCTGATGGGCGTCGACGCCGAGGAACACCCGCGCCTGAAGGCCCTGTTCGAGAAGTTCTTCTCCACGCAGACCCTGCCCGAGGAGGTGCCGCAGATGATGGCGGACCTCGGCGCGCTGTTCTCCCGCATCGTCGAGGCCAAGCGCGAGAACCCGGGCGACGACCTGACCAGCGCCCTCATCGAGGCCTCCGAGGACGGTGACCACCTCAGCACCGAGGAGATCACCAACACCCTCCAGCTGATCGTCGCCGCCGGCCACGAGACCACCATCAGCCTGATCGTCAACGCGGTCGTCGCCCTGGAGACCCACCCGGAGCAGCGCGCCCTCGTCCTCAAGGGCGAGGTCTCCTGGGAGAACGTCATCGAGGAGACCCTGCGCTGGTCCAGCCCCACCTCGCACGTCCTGATCCGCTTCGCCACCGAGGACGTGGAGGTCGGCGACCGGATCCTGCCCAAGGGCGAGGGCCTGATCGTCTCCTTCGGAGCGCTCGGCCGCGACGAGGCCCAGTTCGGCGAGACCGCGGGCCGGTTCGACGCCACCCGTACCCCGAACCGGCACATCTCCTTCGGTCACGGCCCCCACGTCTGCCCCGGCGCGGCCCTCTCCCGTCTGGAAGCCCTGGTGGCCCTCCCGGCCCTCTACGCCCGCTTCCCGGACCTCACCCTGGCCGTCCCCGCGGCCGAACTCCGCAACAAGCCGATCCTCACCCAGAACGACCTCTTCGACCTCCCGGTCCGCCTGGCCTGA